The following coding sequences lie in one Alosa alosa isolate M-15738 ecotype Scorff River chromosome 21, AALO_Geno_1.1, whole genome shotgun sequence genomic window:
- the gpr174 gene encoding probable G-protein coupled receptor 174 has translation MDGGANVSCWSQTEVDALKRYEHQTYAIIYSIILLPGLIGNVLALWVFHMYVKETKKAVIFMINLAVADLLQVLSLPLRIYYYLNDSWPFGRGLCMFCFYLKYVNMYASIFFLVCISVRRCMMVLHPLQYTSCRRRLDRSLCAAGWLFVCFCCLPFPLLRLGGDVGDQADKCFAELPLVPMSAVAGLSLMVGAELLGFLVPLAVVGTCTLLTAGNLREDGGRRRVPQDGGEKRRALRMVLSCAGVFLLCFLPYHVTFPLHYVAKARWDSVSCGFRATVMRCHPVTLCLASLNCCLDPVMYYFTTEEFRRRLSRPELTESLQLQRRLSCITTEDKALTSEPL, from the coding sequence ATGGATGGCGGTGCCAACGTGTCGTGTTGGAGTCAAACCGAAGTGGATGCCCTGAAGCGGTATGAGCACCAGACCTACGCCATCATCTACTCCATAATCCTGCTGCCGGGGCTGATCGGCAACGTGCTGGCGCTCTGGGTCTTCCACATGTACGTCAAGGAGACCAAGAAGGCGGTCATCTTTATGATCAACTTGGCAGTGGCAGACCTGCTGCAGGTGCTTTCGCTGCCGCTGCGCATCTACTACTACCTGAACGACAGCTGGCCGTTTGGCCGCGGCCTCTGCATGTTCTGCTTCTACCTGAAGTACGTCAACATGTACGCCAGCATCTTCTTCCTGGTCTGCATCAGCGTGCGCCGGTGCATGATGGTCCTGCATCCGCTCCAGTACACCTCGTGCCGCCGCCGGCTGGACCGGAGCCTGTGCGCCGCCGGTTGGCTCTTCGTGTGCTTCTGCTGCCTGCCGTTCCCTCTGCTGCGCCTCGGGGGGGACGTGGGCGACCAGGCGGACAAGTGCTTCGCCGAGCTGCCGCTGGTGCCGATGTCGGCGGTGGCGGGGCTGTCGCTGATGGTGGGCGCCGAGCTGCTGGGCTTCCTGGTGCCGCTCGCCGTGGTGGGCACGTGCACGCTGCTGACGGCGGGGAACCTGCGGGAGGACGGCGGGCGGCGGCGCGTGCCGCAGGACGGCGGCGAGAAGCGCCGGGCGCTGCGCATGGTGCTGAGCTGCGCCGGCGTCTTCCTGCTCTGCTTCCTGCCCTACCACGTCACCTTCCCGCTGCACTACGTGGCCAAGGCGCGCTGGGACTCGGTCAGCTGCGGGTTCCGCGCCACCGTCATGCGCTGTCACCCCGTCACACTCTGCCTGGCCAGCCTCAACTGCTGCCTGGACCCCGTCATGTACTACTTCACCACCGAGGAGTTCCGCCGCCGGCTGTCGCGCCCTGAGCTCACAGAGAGCCTGCAGCTCCAGCGACGGCTCTCCTGCATCACTACCGAGGACAAGGCCCTCACCTCCGAACCACTCTGA